A region from the Vicia villosa cultivar HV-30 ecotype Madison, WI linkage group LG3, Vvil1.0, whole genome shotgun sequence genome encodes:
- the LOC131593409 gene encoding uncharacterized protein LOC131593409 isoform X1: protein MPAVKMVAKSPITCKRNGKYPRVSHKSNRICNKVCKRSCLMVGVTNEVENLDLSSQISCNDGFFVNKDSSKEGDNEEHQMPSNIDAYEGQNGLSVNGCAESVVETQDSFPVSVPAISDSDALLAYFNRPDDNLFDGVNGEEINTLPGQVDANNFSNFQTPDMLELYMDEACLDGFCFDGVNLFDDSLYYNILNDLEFFETNMIYDLPALEDTIGVANFQYVESSEEVHKQIPDSSWFNSICHQAKPVTEELDVRSCQFESGRIDYADQELLIKNFLEVSDESNLLPALVSRETSRTKRVTLVLDLDETLIHSTMTQYDSGADFTVQILLDKEYTVYVRKRPFLHEFLERVSKMFEIFIFTASKKIYAEKLLDVLDPEKKIFSHRAYRDSCIFQDGTYTKDLTVLGIDLAKVAIVDNSPQVFRLQVNNGIPIESWFDDPSDFALMSLLPFLEKLVDVDDVRPVIAEKFGNKF, encoded by the exons ATGCCAGCAGTTAAAATGGTGGCTAAATCACCTATCACTTGCAAAAGAAATGGGAAGTATCCTCGAGTCTCTCATAAGTCAAATAGAATATGCAATAAAGTATGCAAAAGATCGTGTTTGATGGTCGGAGTTACCAATGAAGTGGAAAATTTAGATCTATCAAGCCAGATATCTTGTAATGATG GTTTTTTTGTAAATAAAGATTCTTCAAAGGAGGGTGACAATGAAGAACACCAAATGCCTTCCAATATAGATGCATATGAGGGGCAGAACGGTCTCTCAGTCAATGGTTGTGCAGAGTCCGTAGTAGAAACG CAGGATTCTTTTCCGGTTTCTGTTCCTGCAATCTCAGATTCAGATGCGTTGTTAGCTTATTTTAACAGGCCTGACGATAACCTATTTGATGGAG TTAATGGGGAGGAAATCAATACCCTACCTGGTCAAGTGGATGCCAATAACTTTTCCAATTTCCAAACACCTGATATGCTGGAGTTGTATATGGATGAAGCATGTCTTGATGGGTTTTGCTTCGACGGGGTGAATCTATTTGATGATAGTCTCTACTATAATATCCTTAACGATCTTGAATTTTTTGAGACAAATATGATATATGATCTTCCCGCCCTTGAGGACACCATAGGAGTGGCTAATTTCCAATATGTAGAGTCTTCTGAAGAGGTTCATAAGCAGATTCCAGATTCTTCATGGTTCAATTCCATCTGCCATCAGGCCAAGCCTGTTACGGAAGAGCTTGATGTCAGGTCCTGTCAGTTTGAATCTGGAAGAATAGATTATGCTGATCAAGAGTTATTGATAAAAAACTTCTTGGAGGTATCTGACGAGTCTAACTTGTTACCAGCTCTAGTAAGCAGGGAGACAAGTAGAACCAAGCGTGTTACCCTTGTTCTTGATTTGGATG AAACACTGATCCACTCTACCATGACACAATATGATAGTGGTGCTGACTTCACAGTTCAAATTTTACTTGACAAGGAGTACACTGTTTATGTACGAAAAAGACCCTTCCTCCACGAGTTTTTGGAGAGGGTATCAAAGATGTTTGAAATCTTCATTTTCACAGCAAGTAAAAAGATTTATGCTGAAAAGTTGCTAGATGTTCTTGATCccgaaaaaaagattttttctcATCGAGCATACCGAGATTCGTGCATCTTTCAAGATGGTACTTACACCAAAGATTTGACTGTTCTTGGAATTGACCTTGCAAAAGTAGCCATAGTAGACAACTCTCCGCAG GTGTTCAGGTTGCAAGTTAACAATGGAATTCCTATAGAGAGTTGGTTTGACGATCCATCTGATTTTGCCTTAATGTCTCTACTTCCTTTTCTGGAGAAACTGGTCGACGTGGACGATGTCCGCCCCGTTATAGCAGAGAAATTTGGGAATAAATTTTAG
- the LOC131593409 gene encoding uncharacterized protein LOC131593409 isoform X2: MPAVKMVAKSPITCKRNGKYPRVSHKSNRICNKVCKRSCLMVGVTNEVENLDLSSQISCNDGFFVNKDSSKEGDNEEHQMPSNIDAYEGQNGLSVNGCAESVVETDSFPVSVPAISDSDALLAYFNRPDDNLFDGVNGEEINTLPGQVDANNFSNFQTPDMLELYMDEACLDGFCFDGVNLFDDSLYYNILNDLEFFETNMIYDLPALEDTIGVANFQYVESSEEVHKQIPDSSWFNSICHQAKPVTEELDVRSCQFESGRIDYADQELLIKNFLEVSDESNLLPALVSRETSRTKRVTLVLDLDETLIHSTMTQYDSGADFTVQILLDKEYTVYVRKRPFLHEFLERVSKMFEIFIFTASKKIYAEKLLDVLDPEKKIFSHRAYRDSCIFQDGTYTKDLTVLGIDLAKVAIVDNSPQVFRLQVNNGIPIESWFDDPSDFALMSLLPFLEKLVDVDDVRPVIAEKFGNKF, from the exons ATGCCAGCAGTTAAAATGGTGGCTAAATCACCTATCACTTGCAAAAGAAATGGGAAGTATCCTCGAGTCTCTCATAAGTCAAATAGAATATGCAATAAAGTATGCAAAAGATCGTGTTTGATGGTCGGAGTTACCAATGAAGTGGAAAATTTAGATCTATCAAGCCAGATATCTTGTAATGATG GTTTTTTTGTAAATAAAGATTCTTCAAAGGAGGGTGACAATGAAGAACACCAAATGCCTTCCAATATAGATGCATATGAGGGGCAGAACGGTCTCTCAGTCAATGGTTGTGCAGAGTCCGTAGTAGAAACG GATTCTTTTCCGGTTTCTGTTCCTGCAATCTCAGATTCAGATGCGTTGTTAGCTTATTTTAACAGGCCTGACGATAACCTATTTGATGGAG TTAATGGGGAGGAAATCAATACCCTACCTGGTCAAGTGGATGCCAATAACTTTTCCAATTTCCAAACACCTGATATGCTGGAGTTGTATATGGATGAAGCATGTCTTGATGGGTTTTGCTTCGACGGGGTGAATCTATTTGATGATAGTCTCTACTATAATATCCTTAACGATCTTGAATTTTTTGAGACAAATATGATATATGATCTTCCCGCCCTTGAGGACACCATAGGAGTGGCTAATTTCCAATATGTAGAGTCTTCTGAAGAGGTTCATAAGCAGATTCCAGATTCTTCATGGTTCAATTCCATCTGCCATCAGGCCAAGCCTGTTACGGAAGAGCTTGATGTCAGGTCCTGTCAGTTTGAATCTGGAAGAATAGATTATGCTGATCAAGAGTTATTGATAAAAAACTTCTTGGAGGTATCTGACGAGTCTAACTTGTTACCAGCTCTAGTAAGCAGGGAGACAAGTAGAACCAAGCGTGTTACCCTTGTTCTTGATTTGGATG AAACACTGATCCACTCTACCATGACACAATATGATAGTGGTGCTGACTTCACAGTTCAAATTTTACTTGACAAGGAGTACACTGTTTATGTACGAAAAAGACCCTTCCTCCACGAGTTTTTGGAGAGGGTATCAAAGATGTTTGAAATCTTCATTTTCACAGCAAGTAAAAAGATTTATGCTGAAAAGTTGCTAGATGTTCTTGATCccgaaaaaaagattttttctcATCGAGCATACCGAGATTCGTGCATCTTTCAAGATGGTACTTACACCAAAGATTTGACTGTTCTTGGAATTGACCTTGCAAAAGTAGCCATAGTAGACAACTCTCCGCAG GTGTTCAGGTTGCAAGTTAACAATGGAATTCCTATAGAGAGTTGGTTTGACGATCCATCTGATTTTGCCTTAATGTCTCTACTTCCTTTTCTGGAGAAACTGGTCGACGTGGACGATGTCCGCCCCGTTATAGCAGAGAAATTTGGGAATAAATTTTAG